Genomic window (Juglans microcarpa x Juglans regia isolate MS1-56 chromosome 2S, Jm3101_v1.0, whole genome shotgun sequence):
TTtactcctctttttttttcttttttttttttcaagagctTATGTCCGTGTTTAAGGTTATAAAAGGGAGATCTATGTGTGTATCCATGGATGCATGTACTCTCTGACCAAATATATCAtgacaaacacaaacacaaacatgtCTCGGTATGACTTCAGAAAAACAAGTGTTTCGCCATAAAGCTACAATTCAGAATGGTCTCCTTCTGCATTTTCTGTTCTTAATCTTTTCTCCTCGTTCACTTATTTCCTTCGTCTTATTACGTCCACagaagaattacataaaaacaaTCCTATAAATTGACGTGGCTTCATCTAATCCggtagatctattttataataaaaataattttacaatctgataaatTACATCAAGTTACGtcactttataaaattatttttatataattattttgtaactaaaatatttctttttcattaaactttcatttaatgaaataataatttttactcTAAAATTAGTCAACGAAGTCAAGGGAGGCCTTCGCCcgtaaaaaaagttttaatatatattatatataatcttgtATCTAATTTGTATGTCTCTCTTactttttttgtacttttgttCTTGTCAAGAATTCATAAACAGCACTGACCAATATCTTAAATGGCCAGTTTTACGGGTAAATTGTCAattttataatagatttttcttatatatcatcaaattagaatttggtctcatttaaaattttatggtaactactttttatttttctgttttatttcaagaaattaattagaatattagaatatttctcttttaaagtcTGTGAATTTATAATTATCTGGATGaaacatatttaacaaaaaatctcATGTTCATTGGATAGCTGGCTACGTAGTATGCAATTGCGCTACTTAAcaacttttaaatatatgatgttATTGCTATACATTAAttagcaaaatacaaaattcagtTTATAGTTTACATATATTACTCCTTATTACAATTCCTATATAGATCATTTCCATAGTTCAACTTCTTCTCATAATTGCAACATATGAAAAGCTTAAATGTAAAATTATCAGTAATCATGGAAGAATGcaagtttaaaatttagttttttctttctttcttattttgcaccaagtttttttttttatcaatttgttAAATGTGTTTCTAAAAATTGTTAATTCAACTATTTATTCTAGACCTAAAAATTGAGTCCCTCCAAACTTATAATTGTGGTTGGCCCCTGGTCGTAGTCTCAAACTCAAACTATAATTTCGGAAgggaaattaataattactattcacaCATAACAATTTAGATGTTGACataagtttaatttattatatgtaGCGGATCCACTTCCACACTCAGGTAAAATTTGTCAAAGGCGTACCTGTAAATTCTAACATTCTATTCATAAAAGTTGCAGATTTTCATGCAGAGGTAACTCATCCTCCCAATTATTAGAGTGAGAGAAAACACTATCAATCCAATAGGACATGTTACAATAGAAACAACTACTACTGCAGCGAAGCTTTATGAAAATAAGGTAGTTGATAAAAcaatctctttttaaaaaaaatcaaataaaaaagggTTAGAGAGGGTAATCTAAGGTGGTTTCAATTGATAAATCAATGATTAATGGAGTATCCAACGCAATAGAAATATAGGGGGGAGCCCATTGAGTCTTGAGAGGGACATCACACTCGAGTCAATTGAAATGGAAGTTGAGCAAACAGATTGATTGCAAATGCACCGATAACTCGAAGGTTCAAGATGTTCAGATGTCATCTTGTTGCACTTATTCATGACTTCAGACATGTCGCCTTTGGCACTCAGGGGACTCTCTCATAAGACTTGTTTGGTATAGCATTCTTAAGAATTTCTATTctatacataaaataaacaaggGCTATGAAGTATGAACATctaaggggagagagagaaaacaaaagttgagagagcgagagagaatATCTAAGAAAACTGGATTTACCATTGAGAATACCGATTTCTATGCATTTCGAGTATTACAGTTATGAATTTTGAAATACATtgcagatttttcttttattttctgggaaataTATATGTGGACATCGTCAATGGAAGATCATTCCGAACGACaccataaatgaaaaataaccAGCTGCTAAAAGGGTGCCTTTAAGTGTAAAAACTTCAACTCTATCTCAAAACCACTTAAAACAAATTAGGGGTTTGAAGATTCACAGAGGTCAGAGGGCGATGAGCAATCGGAGGAACCACTGGAAAAAAATTCTACAGGCCAGCATGCTGGTACTCCCCCAAACATTTTGTGATAGCCTCACTAGCCTTCTGCACTCCTGCTCGTTCCTCTcgttttttcttctccctgaaAGCCAAGTTCATTGAAGAAGAATACTATGGTTTATTTCACCAAATACAAAGTAAAATGATTACAGGTATAGTAAAACCACATAAAGTAAATCTTCTATTATCGATTGGTATGTCCGAAGGACCTACCCAACCCCACCCCAGTTCAACCCTTTGCCATCTCAAGGAAGGCCAAGTGACATAAGAGCAAAatggaacaaaacaaaagaataaaacaggaaaaaaaaaagtgatgcagaATTTTTCCAATACAACTAGAGTTTGCACTCTGGAAAAAGGTCCATCATAATACAGGGAATTGAAGTTCGAACCTAACTTGTGGACTCATGCAAACTTAATAAGAAGGATTGTGTACGCGTTTAGAAACTTGATGAGTCTCATGCCCACAGGATTTAACTTCCTTTCCACCATGCTACGGTTTGGAAATTCTGATCCTTTGTGTAAGGTTATGCAGAAGACTGTTCAATCTTCATGTCTTGAAAACTTATAGTATAGCAGACCTTTTCCAGTCGacttaaatataattttcacgCTCATGAACTAGACGACGTGCCAGTCCAGGAAGATGATATGGTAGCACGAAATGAAAAGGTACTAAAACAAAATACAGATTCtagtttagtatatgttttTACCTATCCATGTATTCCTTTAGCAGCTCTTTTGCCTGAACCAACTTGGAAAGCAGATTGCGATATACATCAAGGTCCCGATCCACACTTCTTTTGTTAACATTCAAGGACGCACAGAGCTGTTAGAAAGCAATGAGAGATATTGTCAAACCATTAGTCGTAAACAATTATACATCAGCTCCACACTAAACTTTGTtgctaacaattttttttcaagtacaacagaatttaaaatcaaataggTCATTGTGTGATTCTGTGTCGAGATTTACCTCTCATTTTCATCTGAACTTTCcgccatttaaaaaaatatacacaaatcAGATCCATAGATATTTAGTAATGAACTTGAGCAGGTGCATTGCCAGAAAATGTCTGACTTGTAAACAGTACAAGAGTGAGGCCAAATATGTTCGTCAGCCCTATACATAGGGGTGTAATCCggtcagtccggtccggtccggcaatggaccgaatattttcggtccattgccggaccggaccgaatagccatagggaccggaccggaccggaccgatggTCCCGTCCAATCGGtccggcctaattttttttttttttttaaatcaattaataaaaaaaatttattaaaaatactaaattaaattaagtgatttattaatgtgaagtatgtaacaaactcaataaaaaaatattttatatggtcaatgataataaattagatgaaaattacattattagtttatataattactatataattaactaagtgatattatttttttttataagtaaaaatattgtatatatcaaaaggagaaaccaagtacactgaatgtatacaagaaaacatattgcccaaaatgacccaacaagCCCCTAATTCcccaaaaagcccataaaaaaaccaacccaaagTACATCAGACCCGACCCCAATCCTTGTTTCCCGTataactaaaactctacccgaacaccAACCCCAACACCTTGATTCCCCGTATTCACAATACCCTctctttagacttccctctagttgaactaccacccttagcgtcttAGTTGATTGTCGAAAAGAGACGCtataactccctgcttttcttgaagcttgatttggtttcaagtgtgcGGCTTACCTCGATCGCAGTAATTCGTTcgttaaattggtcttcacatcctccatgtgaaattcccacaaactgctgaatctcgttaactttaggcagaatccaatcagctattggaggaagagagactaggggagccacaatatccccatcaacctgcactcccgactctagacattcctctacacaaggcaccaatgccaaacccattggttctccagtaactccattggttctctccaatggtatcGGAGTCCCCATTGGAAATTCTGGGGTGCAACAAGTCCCTTTACCTCTGGGGTGATAGAggatcctacatctccttcagacctcgGCAGTACAcctttttccttcaactctgacgagggagccatagtttcttcagGGACCCTTGTAATACCGACTATCGATCTATCCTGTGTTACACGAGGTAAATGACATTCCATTACTGATGTCTCTACGCCAATACCCGATGTAGACCCCATTTCAAATAACCTAGATTTCCTTTTGACTTGCCATACTCTCCTGAatctggttatagggacagGGCCAAATCCGATCTTTCGTTTTCCTTTCAAAGGATTCGGGCCTATCATGTTTCTTaccaccctgttgcctccaGTTGAAAGCGatctattttcgtagacaagaAAGTTATCGTTGTCTTCAActcgacaagttgggtttccatctcctttagagAATTGTGCATCTCGACAAACTGGTCTTGAGGCGTGAATGACAGACCCCCCACACTCTGAACCCCCGAAGCATGTCCCGTCTTTAGAGTTGCCGCATAGGATTGCCTCGCCACAGAggatgtacttgggtctttCTCCATGTTCTCCCTCCCTGCCACACCACCTTGTCCTTCCAAGCCGTCACTCCCTCTCTTGCCGAAGGAAAAATGACGCAGAACTtcccccatccttctccaaCCACTGCCCCTTCttcaggaatgaaaataaaattcctcctcctCCCCCACCACCATACTCCTCCACCGCCATATACCGTCCGCGAGCATTCGAGCAGCAATGCACTGTGAAACTGCGTCGACCTTCCCAGACagtggagaaaaaatcttgtttcttatcCTTAGTACACGCTTCTATAGCCTTGGCCAGCCACTGCACTGTTGTCGAACCCAGAACCAACTTAGATATCACCCTTCGACTCCTTTCAGTAATGGCCAACATGCTCCCCTCCTTTACCAATgtaaaggatttagattctatggccaactccatagaagaacccatACTGACCCACTCCCATTCTTCAACAACCATTCATCATCTCAGAGAAGCACTGCGAAGTTGTGGACTCTAGGTCGTGCTCACTGCAAGCACTGCAGAGTTGTTTCCAGCTGCAAATTGTGCTCACAGAAGATGCCGGAGCACTCGCCGGAGCCTTCAGGGTCGACGGCACGACCAAATGAAGCCTTTGGGAGTATCGCCGAAGTACTCTAAGAGGCAAATCTAAGACGCCGAAGGTTGAACCGACGCCAGACGGCCCTCAGCGAAGTCGCCGAGGTCCGTCGGCTTTATCTGTGCCGAAGGTGCGGTGTGTCTCGCCAGCGAAGGGTGGGTGGCGGCAGATCTGGTTCCTTAGGGTTTTCGCGCTTCGTAttgttttctctttcctctGGACCGAACGCCGGACGGCCCTCAGGTAAGTCGCCGGGGCCCGTCAGCTTTGTCTGTGACGACGGTGAGAGGTTCACTCGCCAGCAAGGGTGGCGGCGGCTTCCTTAGGGTTTTATGTATGAGAGAGTTTTCCTTACGTATAGAGAGAGTTTTCACGTTTGACACCTAAGTTACATACAacattaacaagtgttaataacacatttaaaattttatattgttaataatgataggttagatgaaggtatatataaaatattgttaaatttatagaatattaacaagtattaataacatatttaaaattttatattgttaattgtacaattattatataaataatatatataattttttttttaattctgtcggtccggtccggtcctagaaatctccaccccgggaccggaccgaagaccgaaatttctctatttattggaccggactggaccatgcattttttctgtccggtcggtccggtccggtccggaccgaactGGTCGGTCCAGTCGGTTTCTCTGGTCCAGACCGACCGGATTACACCCCTACCTATACATATGAATATGCTTACCCCAAAATGGTACAAGTGAAAGTTCTTTCCACTTGATGAACCAGTACTTTAGAgcatattttaaattacaaatCTCCAAACACACGTCTATTCTAATTTTCTCATAATCTCTTCAAGAGCAAGAAAGTTGATTGACTTACTATAAATCCACCAGTAAATTCATCATTATGGGTAGAAAGCAGACACAGAAGAACCCCATATTATGCTTCAAAAATCATCCCATAGAAAAATGTGCTTAAAATAGAAGGGTTAGGTTAATGGTCTAACCTTTTCTAAAATTGTGGGTTCAGTTGCATTTGCCAACTCAAGAAGACGAAAGAGCCCAACAGCAAAGAAACGGCTGTAGCTGAAACTCCCCTTACCCCCGGCTCTTTCTGCAATGTCCTTTAATATCCCCTCAACTTCACCTTCTCTGGATGCAAACTCAACTAATGAACTAGCAGTTTGAGCCCGAGCCCACTCTTCCAGTTTTTGTGCATCAATTCTGTGGTGTGTATCAGGAAATTAATCAATGTTAAATTACTAATGCTTctctttaaaattgaaaagagcTTTACAAAATACGGTGCAAATGTTCTTTAAGTACATGTGTCAAGTACTTATTGAAAAATATGCTCAAGAGTCCAAAGATTGATTGCTTCCCTTCCACAATCAGTCTACTGAAGAGGTAATTGATGATAGTCATATAATTAGGACAGTTTCTTTTCAGTGGAAGAAACCTCTAACTTTTATAAGAATCCATCCCATATTTTCGTGCAGGTTTATATTCACTCAGCTTACCTTTTATCCCTTTTTTAGAGCTTTATACATATACAGTATTCTTTTTGTGCCACTTATCTAGCTTAGCTGGATTTCTCTTAATTGCCATACATGGTGAAAAATTAGCAAGTTACAATAAAACAATCTTCCCAGCATAAATGATCACCAATATCCCAATGCTCATGTTGTAATAAGGAACAATGTGGTATCATCccatcaaaacataaaaatgaaagtACTGAAATGAAAGGAGGCAGTACAGGaagataagaaataatttaGTTAAACCTATATTGTTCTGGGTCCTCCTTCAGTGCCTTTATGTATGCTTGGAAGATGGCATCTCGATCCTCATCACTAGGGTATCCATCCATGAGTTGATCATACACAGTAACAAAACCAAGGGCAAACACAGGGTCATAACGGTATGTTCTCTTGTACTTCATCAAATGTTGCTGGACAATCAGCTCCTGGATAACATTGTTGTAGACAGTGGGAATAGGCCGCTTATATGACTTGAGGAAATTCAACTTCGTCTCAGATACAGTGGGCAATTCTGCAAAGcatgtaaaataaaatcatgacaaGGAAAGATATTAAGGatcttttgttcttcttcttcttcttcttcttctggctaggaatgataaaataatctgaAGCAGAAAACATTAATCATATGGGATACAAAACCTCTGATCCTATTCAAGCATTACTATTGGAAATGAGAAATCCTGAAGAATTCAGCATGCCATTGTAAAAAGACTATCTCatcaagtttatttttaaatcaatggAAGGGTGGCTTAAAGAATTGAAAagggataaaaataaataaataaagtcacATGGCTATGGTCATCATTTTTTTGAAGTAGaaacattattttgaaaaacataTGATCACTTAATGAGAAGCCAAATGGCTAAAGAAACATCAACCCAAATCATTTtcccacaaaaagaaaaagaaaaagaaagagttaTCTGAAAGATTGATGAAGAAAAATCCATACCTTTGAAAAtttttccaacaaaagaaaagcaaagaagCTTAAATTCCCATTGGATAGAGATGCAAGATTATATTTCATAAGATTAGTTAGGGCAttgaataaatttgaaaaaatttccaACATAAGGAAAGCAAAGAAGCTTAAACTCCCATTGGATAAAGATGCAAGATTATCCTTCATAAGATTAGTTAGGGCATTGaataaatttgaaatcttgATAATTTCCATTTTAATACAACCAgtaattcaaaacaaaacac
Coding sequences:
- the LOC121252891 gene encoding protein THYLAKOID FORMATION1, chloroplastic-like, which codes for MASVSSLSFSVPSQYPERRAIVSSTRTLPTNFEGFRLRTSLSCHCGGIRASVSSRLAIHCMSTSIELPTVSETKLNFLKSYKRPIPTVYNNVIQELIVQQHLMKYKRTYRYDPVFALGFVTVYDQLMDGYPSDEDRDAIFQAYIKALKEDPEQYRIDAQKLEEWARAQTASSLVEFASREGEVEGILKDIAERAGGKGSFSYSRFFAVGLFRLLELANATEPTILEKLCASLNVNKRSVDRDLDVYRNLLSKLVQAKELLKEYMDREKKKREERAGVQKASEAITKCLGEYQHAGL